One Phoenix dactylifera cultivar Barhee BC4 chromosome 8, palm_55x_up_171113_PBpolish2nd_filt_p, whole genome shotgun sequence genomic window carries:
- the LOC120111454 gene encoding secreted RxLR effector protein 161-like, with translation MDRCKSVSTPLVENEKLKKDDGAKKADAKMYKSLVGSLLYLTATRPDIMFAANLLSCYMQEPSQNHYGAGKRVLRHFRGTLDYGILYKAGECSSLIGYSDSDWAGCLDDMKSTSGYVFSLGSGICSWASKKQNIVAQSSAEAEYVAAAKATSQAVWLRRILENIGERREEETILFCDNKSAIAIGKNPISHDRTKHIAIKYHFIREAIENGEIQLKYCKSEEQLADILTKALPKNKFCYLRNLIGVVKKVH, from the exons ATGGACAGATGCAAGTCAGTTTCTACTCCCTTGGTTGAAAAtgaaaagttgaagaaggatgATGGTGCTAAGAAGGCAGATGCTaaaatgtataaaagtttaGTTGGTAGCCTCTTGTATCTTACAGCCACTAGACCAGACATAATGTTTGCTGCAAATTTACTTTCCTGCTACATGCAAGAGCCCAGTCAGAACCATTATGGAGCTGGGAAAAGAGTTCTTAGACACTTTAGAGGCACTCTTGATTATGGGATTCTTTACAAGGCTGGAGAATGTTCAAGTCTAATTGGTTACAGTGACAGTGATTGGGCTGGTTGTTTGGATGATATGAAGAGTACAAGTGGCTATGTTTTTTCTCTTGGTTCAGGCATATGTTCATGGGCATCTAAGAAGCAGAACATTGTGGCACAATCTTCAGCAGAAGCAGAATATGTGGCTGCAGCAAAAGCAACTTCACAAGCTGTGTGGCTGCGAAGAATTCTTGAAAACATTGGAGAAAGACGGGAAGAAGAAACCATATTGTTTTGTGACAACAAATCAGCCATTGCTATTGGGAAAAATCCAATCAGTCATGATCGtac CAAGCATATTGCAATCAAATACCATTTCATAAGGGAAGCTATAGAGAATGGTGAAATTCAGCTCAAGTATTGCAAGAGTGAAGAGCAGCTAGCAGATATACTGACAAAGGCACTCCCAAAGAACAAGTTTTGTTATCTCAGAAATCTCATTGGAGTTGTGAAGAAAGTGCATTAA
- the LOC120111765 gene encoding uncharacterized protein LOC120111765, with the protein MTFSPLSPLSTHPLKNYSPSPLLPSTGRSKPLPLAALPLQPRESQLRPGSFAGSGSGSREGRCGGSGGRIRWYWLRIWRRTPLVWLRIFVRVLVDGELLEREDQGGEPLPQRFSFRFGR; encoded by the exons ATGACCTTCTCccccctctcccccctctccacCCACCCCTTGAAAAACTACTCTCCATCGCCTCTTCTCCCCTCCACGGGCCGCTCAAAACCCCTCCCCCTCGCCGCCCTCCCGCTCCAGCCACGAGAAAGCCAGCTCCGCCCCGGCTCGTTCGCCGGATCCGGCAGCGGAAGCAGGGAGGGGAGGTGCGGAGGGTCTGGTGGCCGGATCCGGTGGTATTGGTTGCGGATCTGGCGGCGGACTCCTCTCGTTTGGTTGCGTATCTTTGTTCGGGTTCTTGTTGATGGGGAACTGCTGGAGCGCGAGGATCAAGGCGGAGAGCCCCTGCCACAGCGCTTCAGCTTCAG ATTTGGGCGGTGA